Proteins from a genomic interval of Flammeovirgaceae bacterium SG7u.111:
- a CDS encoding M48 family metalloprotease, whose amino-acid sequence MFHTSIQKIIAFSIKVVFVLFSFLFVPKGFAQSIELDKQLGIENAKIVEEQMGIVDDSIMTAYVSSVGNRLVSALVDPMFEFHFHIVDDPVPNAFALPGGYVYVTRGILSLVATEDELACVMAHEIVHVLRRHSIKQMRKSILPQILELPGRVVGVVNQDLGNILSAPIKAGNSLFLASYSRKHENEADEHGVAIASKAGYDPNALKPILTRISAAVELMTNEQEKKSYFDDHPFTPKRVSNINKTVEKLTWEETPNLSLDFPKPIDGLIYGESPRLGIFKENVFMHPEMGFAITFPKGWNNYNQPTTVSALNKDGTAGVFLGLIDTSKTPEEYAKEFEAVLAEKYANLSVKSRPYEKNGNKGYLVSVDDTSGEEVIFIHFCGFRWAITCSKSSGLRQRKWKES is encoded by the coding sequence AGCATTCAAAAAATAATTGCTTTTAGCATTAAGGTAGTTTTTGTTTTATTCTCTTTTTTGTTTGTACCTAAAGGTTTTGCCCAAAGTATAGAGTTAGATAAGCAGCTAGGGATAGAAAATGCCAAGATAGTAGAGGAACAGATGGGGATTGTAGATGACTCTATCATGACGGCTTACGTCAGTTCTGTGGGCAATCGGTTGGTTTCTGCTCTTGTAGATCCAATGTTCGAATTTCATTTTCATATAGTGGACGACCCAGTACCCAATGCTTTTGCCCTCCCGGGAGGATATGTTTATGTGACCCGTGGGATTTTGTCCCTTGTAGCCACAGAAGATGAGCTCGCTTGCGTAATGGCTCATGAGATTGTACATGTATTGCGGAGGCACTCCATAAAGCAGATGAGAAAAAGTATACTTCCTCAAATACTAGAATTACCAGGCAGGGTGGTAGGAGTGGTCAATCAGGATTTGGGGAATATATTGAGTGCACCTATAAAAGCGGGTAACAGTTTGTTTTTAGCTTCTTACAGTAGAAAACATGAAAACGAAGCGGATGAACATGGGGTTGCTATTGCAAGCAAAGCTGGCTACGATCCAAATGCACTCAAGCCTATTTTGACAAGAATTTCTGCGGCAGTAGAGCTCATGACAAATGAGCAAGAGAAAAAGAGTTATTTTGACGATCATCCTTTCACGCCCAAAAGAGTGAGCAACATCAATAAAACAGTGGAAAAACTTACTTGGGAAGAGACTCCAAACTTGTCACTAGATTTTCCTAAACCTATCGATGGCCTGATTTATGGTGAGAGTCCTCGATTGGGCATTTTCAAAGAAAATGTATTTATGCATCCAGAAATGGGTTTTGCCATCACCTTCCCCAAAGGATGGAATAACTACAATCAACCAACCACGGTGAGTGCCTTGAACAAAGATGGGACTGCTGGAGTGTTTTTAGGTTTGATAGACACTTCAAAAACTCCAGAGGAATATGCGAAGGAATTTGAGGCTGTTTTAGCGGAAAAATATGCTAATCTGTCGGTGAAATCCCGCCCTTATGAGAAAAATGGGAACAAAGGCTATTTGGTTTCAGTGGACGATACATCAGGAGAAGAAGTGATATTTATCCATTTTTGTGGCTTCAGGTGGGCGATAACTTGTTCAAAGTCATCGGGATTGCGCCAAAGGAAATGGAAGGAGAGCTAA
- a CDS encoding arylsulfatase — MKHLFTLLLAVCTSVAFAQKKPNILVLWGDDIGQSNISAYTMGLVGYQTPNIDRIAKEGMIFTDYYGEQSCTAGRSSFITGQSVFRTGLSKVGLPGADLGLRKEDPTIAEMLKTQGYATGQFGKNHLGDKDEHLPTNHGFDEFLGNLYHLNAEEEPELPDYPKDPEFRKKFGPRGVIKSSADGPIQDTGPLTKKRMETIDDETVAAAIDFIKRKEKEGTPWFCWWNGTRMHFRTHVKEEHRGISGQNGYGDGMVEHDMHVGELLKVLDELGIADNTIVFYSTDNGPHKNTWPDAGVNPFRGEKNTNWEGGWRVPAMVKWPGVIKPGSISNEIMHHMDWMPTFLAAAGDSNLKEDLLKGKKGGDMTYKVHLDGYNFMPYFKGDEKEGPRNEIFYFSDDGDLTSLRYNDWKMVFLEQKSKGTLDVWAEPFVPLRVPLIFNLRRDPYEFATVTSNTYYDWLLDHVFLLVPAQEYVGKFLMTFKEYPPRQKAASFSLDQVMEKLEAGYDGN; from the coding sequence ATGAAACATTTGTTTACGCTATTGCTAGCGGTATGCACTTCTGTTGCTTTTGCGCAGAAAAAGCCTAACATCCTCGTGCTTTGGGGCGATGATATTGGCCAATCTAACATTAGTGCCTATACTATGGGGCTAGTAGGTTACCAAACTCCTAACATAGATCGGATTGCCAAAGAAGGAATGATCTTTACCGATTATTATGGCGAACAAAGCTGTACTGCGGGAAGGTCATCATTCATCACTGGGCAAAGCGTTTTCCGTACAGGTTTGAGTAAAGTTGGTTTGCCAGGAGCAGATCTAGGTTTGAGAAAAGAAGATCCCACTATTGCAGAAATGCTCAAAACACAGGGCTATGCCACGGGGCAGTTTGGTAAAAATCACTTGGGGGACAAGGATGAGCACTTGCCGACCAACCATGGATTTGACGAGTTTTTGGGTAATCTTTATCACCTCAATGCCGAGGAAGAGCCAGAATTGCCAGATTATCCAAAAGACCCTGAGTTCCGCAAGAAGTTTGGCCCAAGAGGGGTAATAAAGTCTTCGGCCGATGGTCCTATCCAAGATACAGGCCCTCTTACCAAAAAGAGAATGGAGACCATAGACGATGAGACTGTGGCGGCGGCTATTGATTTCATAAAAAGAAAAGAAAAAGAAGGTACGCCATGGTTCTGCTGGTGGAACGGCACACGTATGCACTTCAGAACGCACGTAAAAGAAGAGCACAGAGGGATTTCTGGTCAGAATGGGTACGGTGATGGAATGGTAGAACATGATATGCATGTAGGTGAGCTTCTGAAAGTGCTCGACGAGCTTGGGATTGCTGATAACACCATTGTTTTTTACAGCACAGATAACGGCCCTCACAAAAATACGTGGCCAGATGCCGGTGTAAACCCTTTCAGAGGGGAGAAAAATACCAACTGGGAAGGTGGCTGGAGAGTTCCTGCTATGGTAAAATGGCCAGGTGTGATCAAGCCAGGTTCTATCAGCAACGAGATCATGCATCACATGGACTGGATGCCAACTTTTTTGGCCGCTGCGGGTGACTCCAACCTAAAAGAGGACTTGCTAAAAGGAAAGAAAGGAGGGGATATGACTTATAAGGTGCACCTAGATGGGTACAACTTTATGCCTTATTTTAAAGGGGATGAAAAAGAAGGACCTAGGAACGAGATTTTCTATTTCTCGGACGATGGAGACCTTACTTCTTTGAGGTATAATGATTGGAAAATGGTTTTTTTAGAACAAAAATCTAAAGGTACACTGGATGTATGGGCAGAACCTTTTGTGCCTCTACGTGTTCCGTTAATTTTCAACCTGAGAAGAGATCCGTATGAGTTTGCTACTGTAACATCTAACACCTATTATGATTGGTTGTTGGATCATGTGTTCTTATTAGTTCCTGCCCAAGAATATGTTGGGAAATTTTTAATGACTTTTAAAGAGTATCCTCCAAGACAAAAAGCTGCTAGTTTCTCGCTGGATCAAGTGATGGAAAAGCTAGAGGCTGGGTATGATGGGAACTAA
- a CDS encoding HAD family hydrolase, with product MGKSNHPFILFIAILFFFSACSETKPTEAPPEVTIDPLPSWNDGEAKAAIVDFVEKVTDSNNPSFVDAKDRVATFDNDGNLWSEQPMYFQLLFVIDRVKELAPEHPEWAEKQPFKAVLENDMETVAKSGEHGLLELMMATHAGMTTEEFAQTVKNWLETATHPRFKRPYTELVYQPMLELLYYLSANEFKTFIVSGGGVDFMRVWVEEVYGIPNDQVVGSSIKTEFVMDENGARIMRLPEIDFIDDKAGKPVGIHKFIGRRPIFASGNSDGDLQMLQWTDAGEGASFKLYLHHTDSVREWAYDRESHIGRLDKGLDEAGEKGWTVIDMQEDWKLVYPFELSN from the coding sequence ATGGGCAAGTCTAATCATCCCTTCATCCTTTTTATTGCAATTCTTTTTTTCTTTTCCGCTTGCTCCGAAACCAAGCCTACGGAAGCACCACCCGAAGTAACCATTGACCCACTTCCTTCTTGGAATGATGGAGAAGCCAAAGCGGCAATAGTTGATTTTGTAGAAAAAGTAACCGATTCTAATAACCCTAGCTTTGTAGATGCGAAGGATAGGGTGGCTACGTTTGACAACGACGGCAACCTTTGGTCTGAGCAGCCGATGTATTTCCAGTTGCTATTCGTGATTGACAGAGTGAAAGAATTAGCCCCTGAGCACCCCGAATGGGCAGAAAAGCAGCCTTTTAAAGCGGTACTGGAAAATGATATGGAAACGGTAGCGAAGTCTGGCGAACATGGATTATTGGAGCTGATGATGGCAACTCATGCGGGAATGACTACCGAAGAGTTTGCCCAAACAGTGAAAAACTGGCTAGAAACGGCCACGCATCCTCGCTTTAAAAGACCCTATACCGAACTTGTGTACCAACCCATGTTGGAGCTGCTGTACTACCTTAGTGCCAATGAATTTAAAACATTTATTGTCTCAGGAGGAGGGGTCGATTTTATGCGTGTTTGGGTAGAAGAAGTATATGGAATCCCGAACGACCAAGTGGTGGGGAGCAGCATCAAAACAGAATTTGTGATGGACGAAAACGGTGCTAGAATAATGAGGCTGCCCGAAATCGATTTTATAGACGATAAAGCAGGAAAGCCTGTCGGTATTCATAAGTTCATTGGGCGGAGGCCTATTTTTGCCTCGGGCAACTCCGATGGCGATTTGCAAATGCTTCAATGGACAGATGCTGGCGAAGGAGCGAGTTTTAAGTTATACCTGCACCACACCGACTCGGTGAGGGAGTGGGCGTATGATCGAGAGTCGCATATTGGAAGACTTGATAAAGGCTTGGACGAAGCAGGGGAAAAAGGTTGGACGGTAATTGATATGCAAGAAGATTGGAAGTTGGTTTACCCTTTTGAGTTATCGAACTAA
- a CDS encoding DUF58 domain-containing protein, whose translation MHYPPQVVASLPELMKLEYLVSRAGLMPKKPVYSVLAGPYASKLRGRGLDFEEARLYVNGDDIRNIDWKVTARTKKTHTKVFNEEKERPNFTIVDQSSSMFFGSVEFTKSVIAAQLASLSGFKALSKGDRFGGMIISDDTTELVNPKRNRKSVLRFLQLMVEANEKAAQREKIHAEGNTLNKALFQAIKSISHDNVIIVISDFSSADEKTVQHLIKLDQHNDVIVAVINDPMEEAIPDNPFLFSDGDKQVLWKKGKQKSHETFREQFEDHISFFKKKLTTYKIPVVSLDTLSSANEQLKTVFSTFANRHK comes from the coding sequence ATGCATTACCCACCCCAAGTAGTCGCGTCTTTGCCAGAGCTAATGAAGCTCGAGTACCTAGTGAGCAGGGCGGGACTTATGCCCAAAAAGCCTGTTTATTCGGTATTGGCGGGACCCTATGCATCTAAGTTGAGAGGGCGAGGATTGGATTTTGAAGAGGCGAGGCTGTATGTAAATGGTGACGACATCCGGAACATAGATTGGAAAGTGACGGCTCGGACCAAAAAGACACATACAAAGGTTTTTAACGAGGAAAAAGAACGGCCAAATTTTACCATAGTAGATCAGAGTAGCTCCATGTTTTTTGGGTCGGTGGAGTTTACCAAATCGGTGATAGCTGCTCAATTGGCGTCACTTTCAGGCTTCAAAGCACTTTCCAAAGGTGATCGCTTTGGCGGGATGATTATTTCAGATGATACTACCGAGTTAGTTAACCCTAAGCGAAACCGGAAATCAGTCTTGCGCTTTTTGCAGCTAATGGTAGAGGCAAATGAGAAAGCTGCCCAGCGAGAGAAGATCCATGCTGAAGGAAATACCTTAAATAAGGCTCTTTTTCAAGCCATAAAATCTATTAGTCATGATAATGTGATAATAGTGATCAGCGACTTTAGTAGTGCCGATGAAAAAACGGTTCAGCACCTTATCAAGTTAGATCAGCACAACGATGTAATTGTAGCCGTCATCAACGACCCTATGGAAGAGGCAATTCCCGACAACCCATTTTTGTTTTCGGATGGGGACAAACAAGTATTATGGAAAAAAGGAAAACAAAAAAGCCACGAAACATTTCGTGAGCAATTTGAAGATCATATCAGTTTTTTCAAAAAGAAATTAACTACCTACAAAATCCCTGTAGTTTCACTCGATACGCTTAGTTCGGCAAACGAGCAATTGAAAACAGTTTTTTCAACTTTTGCCAACAGACACAAATAA
- a CDS encoding DUF4381 domain-containing protein, with protein sequence MLETNQDIGQLIEPQTVAFTFDALGWYILMAVGFLIFGIMMAVRWASYKKNKYRREAIAQIDDCAKDEKLSINQVNKILKQVAVHTFGREKVAALYGREWVAFLNQKTKKAFFEKELADFLSIANYQKSRFLEGKEKELLKHNAVKWIENHRS encoded by the coding sequence ATGCTTGAAACCAACCAAGATATTGGTCAGCTCATAGAGCCACAAACAGTAGCATTTACTTTTGATGCCCTTGGGTGGTATATTTTAATGGCTGTGGGCTTTTTGATATTTGGGATAATGATGGCTGTTAGGTGGGCATCGTACAAAAAAAACAAGTATAGAAGAGAGGCTATTGCCCAAATAGATGACTGTGCGAAGGATGAAAAATTATCCATCAATCAAGTGAATAAAATCTTGAAACAGGTAGCTGTTCATACTTTTGGTAGAGAAAAAGTGGCTGCTTTGTACGGGCGAGAGTGGGTGGCTTTTTTAAACCAAAAAACAAAAAAAGCATTTTTCGAGAAAGAATTGGCTGATTTTCTGTCCATTGCAAATTACCAGAAAAGCAGGTTTTTGGAAGGGAAAGAAAAAGAACTTCTGAAGCACAATGCCGTCAAATGGATTGAAAACCATAGGAGTTAG
- a CDS encoding VWA domain-containing protein, producing the protein MKETFEIAYPWVFFLAPLPLLVIWLIPPLKRRKKALVVPFLERAGAATGQKPRSGAWITPRNWFRWVSLFVLWLLLLAAASSPQLVGEPEMKVKTSRNFVITADISFSMATKDWELDGKKVTRWEALKKVLGDFIDQREGDRMALIFFGTNAYLQAPLTTELDVVKWQLDQTDVGMAGQMTSIGKAIAYSLQLFEADTLEQKVILLLTDGQDSGSEILPLDAANMAAGDSVVVYTLGIGDPTSLNSDLDEGTLKEISSLTNGKYFRAIDEEQLKMAYKELGELEPIEYEEEDYKPVTLLYYYPLMAFLVFSLVFFFVISFRNIIMQKLLSSNG; encoded by the coding sequence ATGAAGGAAACTTTTGAAATAGCGTATCCGTGGGTGTTCTTTTTGGCACCGCTCCCCTTGTTGGTTATTTGGCTTATACCTCCGCTCAAAAGGCGGAAAAAAGCCTTGGTAGTGCCTTTTTTGGAAAGGGCAGGCGCTGCAACGGGGCAAAAACCTCGGTCGGGGGCGTGGATAACTCCTCGCAACTGGTTTCGCTGGGTTTCTTTGTTTGTGCTGTGGTTGTTGCTATTGGCGGCGGCATCTTCCCCACAGCTGGTTGGCGAGCCTGAAATGAAAGTTAAAACCTCCAGAAACTTTGTGATAACGGCAGATATTTCCTTCAGCATGGCAACCAAAGATTGGGAGCTAGATGGCAAAAAAGTTACCCGATGGGAGGCTCTGAAAAAGGTGCTGGGCGATTTTATTGACCAAAGAGAAGGGGACAGGATGGCATTGATTTTCTTTGGAACAAATGCCTATTTGCAAGCTCCGCTCACTACCGAACTGGATGTGGTAAAATGGCAACTCGACCAAACCGATGTGGGAATGGCGGGGCAAATGACCAGCATAGGAAAGGCTATTGCCTATTCCCTCCAGCTTTTTGAAGCGGATACTTTGGAGCAAAAAGTGATCTTACTCCTTACCGACGGGCAAGATTCGGGCAGTGAAATTCTTCCGTTAGATGCGGCAAACATGGCGGCGGGGGACAGCGTGGTGGTTTATACACTGGGCATAGGTGACCCTACTTCTTTAAATTCGGACTTGGATGAAGGTACGTTGAAAGAAATTTCGAGCCTAACCAATGGGAAATATTTTAGGGCAATTGATGAGGAACAACTCAAAATGGCTTATAAAGAACTGGGCGAGCTAGAGCCGATAGAATATGAAGAAGAGGATTACAAACCTGTTACGCTTTTGTATTATTACCCGTTGATGGCTTTCTTGGTATTTAGCTTAGTATTCTTTTTTGTGATAAGCTTTCGGAATATCATTATGCAAAAATTACTTTCGAGCAATGGATAG
- a CDS encoding VWA domain-containing protein gives MDRWLETDFSEFHFLRPDWLWAFVPMLVVLLLLFFSQRENEKWLKVIPDHLREFMTKKGSKWAVVLPIFTYVLVVSLAVLGIAGPTWERVEVPGAKTEAMLLIGIDLSNSMLVEDMQPNRLERAKFKIKDLLDAKPRARTGMFAFAGTAHIVIPPCTDSKLILHHLETLSPAMMPILGTNMEQAISLADTILSRTVAPSTLLLITDNIEQEDVFYLEKLVNETPHSIELLAMATPQGGAVPSYGKRIFFKDKAGEKVVSKLDPEVIFQLQNHPKINVNTLTLDNSDMEIIAKKVRDNLTFQEEDEKDEKLWKDVGFYLLIPLLVLILFWFRRGWVVAANLVFCLVLPSCGEVKTWEDLWYSKDYQAQKSYNEGDFEKAAALYQDPFNKGVAYYKAGNYDAAIFAFEQDTSLNSQYNKGLALVAAQRFEEAQQVFEELAEAHPEFDAAKKSLKQTEDRMMEIDSLRSIDPTSTRLPENKKEDQPPLNERTAKGEDEELTSDTQVDELPETGDRVTDEVETGVRKAEELERPPEDFESGAGEKASNVLLRKISDDPSEFLKRKFKYQVEKYKLDSVKTKNRW, from the coding sequence ATGGATAGATGGCTAGAAACTGACTTCTCGGAATTTCATTTCCTCCGACCAGATTGGCTTTGGGCTTTTGTGCCTATGCTTGTGGTGCTGTTACTGCTTTTTTTCTCGCAAAGAGAAAATGAAAAATGGCTAAAAGTGATTCCTGATCACCTTCGGGAGTTTATGACCAAAAAAGGGAGTAAATGGGCTGTGGTGCTGCCGATTTTCACCTACGTGCTAGTGGTTTCGCTGGCGGTTCTCGGCATAGCTGGTCCTACTTGGGAACGGGTGGAAGTGCCTGGGGCAAAGACAGAAGCCATGCTATTGATTGGGATAGACCTTTCTAATTCGATGCTGGTGGAAGACATGCAGCCGAACCGATTGGAGCGGGCAAAGTTCAAGATAAAAGACTTACTAGATGCCAAACCAAGGGCGAGAACGGGAATGTTTGCCTTTGCGGGGACAGCCCATATCGTCATTCCTCCTTGCACCGATTCCAAACTGATTTTACACCATCTCGAAACACTGTCGCCTGCCATGATGCCCATTTTGGGGACAAATATGGAGCAAGCAATAAGCCTTGCCGATACGATATTGAGCAGGACGGTTGCCCCAAGTACGCTGCTGCTCATCACCGATAATATTGAACAAGAAGATGTTTTTTATCTTGAAAAATTGGTAAACGAAACACCTCACAGCATAGAACTTTTGGCAATGGCTACACCGCAAGGCGGAGCTGTTCCTTCGTATGGGAAAAGAATTTTTTTTAAAGATAAGGCAGGAGAAAAAGTAGTTTCCAAACTTGACCCCGAAGTGATTTTTCAATTACAGAACCATCCCAAAATTAATGTAAATACGCTTACGCTCGACAACTCCGATATGGAGATTATTGCCAAGAAAGTTCGGGACAATTTGACATTCCAAGAAGAAGATGAAAAAGACGAAAAGCTTTGGAAAGATGTTGGTTTTTACCTGCTCATTCCGCTGTTGGTACTGATTCTTTTTTGGTTCAGAAGAGGGTGGGTAGTGGCGGCAAACCTGGTATTTTGTTTGGTGCTGCCTTCTTGCGGCGAGGTAAAAACGTGGGAAGATCTGTGGTATAGCAAAGACTATCAAGCGCAAAAAAGCTACAATGAAGGTGACTTTGAAAAAGCGGCAGCACTTTACCAAGATCCTTTTAACAAGGGCGTAGCCTATTACAAAGCGGGGAATTACGATGCAGCAATTTTTGCCTTCGAACAAGACACTTCTTTGAACTCGCAGTACAACAAAGGCTTGGCTTTGGTGGCTGCCCAGCGTTTTGAAGAAGCCCAACAGGTTTTTGAAGAATTGGCAGAAGCACATCCAGAATTCGACGCAGCTAAAAAAAGCCTGAAACAGACAGAAGATCGGATGATGGAGATCGATTCGCTGCGGAGTATCGACCCAACTTCTACGAGGCTACCTGAGAACAAAAAAGAAGACCAACCTCCACTTAACGAGCGGACTGCCAAAGGTGAAGACGAAGAATTGACTTCCGACACGCAAGTAGATGAGTTGCCCGAAACGGGTGATAGGGTGACCGATGAGGTGGAAACGGGTGTGCGAAAAGCGGAAGAATTGGAGCGGCCTCCCGAGGATTTTGAGTCTGGAGCTGGTGAAAAGGCTTCGAATGTGCTGCTTCGCAAAATTTCGGACGACCCTTCAGAATTTTTGAAGAGGAAATTTAAATATCAGGTAGAAAAGTATAAGTTAGATTCGGTAAAGACCAAAAATAGATGGTAA
- a CDS encoding BatD family protein: MVRFVQISLLVCGLLLGNIAKAQVEAFATVKVSPREVVVKQPVKITITVLTATWFTSPLDYGNLQITNAFTIPFQRTQSGIHYIDKKKYAGLEFYYIVFPYEAGEFTFPPLEIKTTSPPEGDYKAVPVTIRTKAVTFKVNEVPAGKDADHWMVAKSVFINEKWNKPLDKLKVGDVVERTITIRANGTLPSFIEPLDIEKPEFGSIYPKTAELKDQRDDKDANGTRIERYSYLLEKEGEFEVPAVKMEWWNPYLNKNYFRETKPRKISIQPNPDLDVLASLKDSLDALNRANAPEEEEAEATYFGLSLKELLVLLAIGLVVLWLLIKLFLRVIKWQKAKREAYRKSEEFWFDKFEKSVGADDPKASLNSLYAWYDRFRAGKYAPNLRDASSEDELEKETEKVEQALFHSPAESLPKNDLSQWAKKVGLLRKTLKKENSVKAKGHSLDGLNP, from the coding sequence ATGGTAAGGTTTGTTCAAATAAGCTTGTTGGTGTGTGGATTACTGCTGGGGAATATTGCCAAAGCACAAGTGGAAGCTTTTGCCACGGTAAAGGTTTCACCACGGGAAGTGGTGGTGAAGCAGCCGGTGAAAATCACCATCACGGTACTGACGGCTACTTGGTTTACCTCACCGCTCGACTATGGGAACTTACAGATCACAAATGCCTTCACCATCCCTTTCCAGCGAACCCAAAGCGGAATTCATTACATTGACAAAAAAAAATATGCTGGGCTGGAATTTTACTACATCGTTTTTCCCTACGAAGCAGGAGAGTTTACTTTCCCTCCCCTCGAAATAAAAACCACTTCACCGCCCGAGGGCGATTACAAGGCTGTTCCCGTCACCATTCGCACCAAAGCGGTCACGTTTAAGGTGAACGAAGTCCCTGCTGGAAAAGATGCTGACCATTGGATGGTAGCCAAAAGCGTTTTTATCAATGAAAAATGGAATAAACCATTGGATAAACTGAAGGTGGGCGACGTGGTGGAAAGGACCATTACGATCCGAGCGAATGGAACACTTCCGTCTTTTATTGAACCCTTGGACATTGAGAAACCCGAATTTGGGAGTATTTATCCTAAAACCGCAGAGCTGAAAGACCAACGGGACGACAAAGATGCTAACGGAACGAGGATAGAGCGGTACAGCTATTTGTTGGAAAAAGAAGGCGAGTTTGAAGTTCCTGCGGTGAAGATGGAATGGTGGAATCCATACCTCAATAAAAACTATTTTAGGGAAACAAAACCTCGGAAAATCAGCATTCAGCCTAATCCAGATTTAGACGTGCTAGCTTCGCTGAAGGACTCGCTCGATGCCCTGAATAGGGCAAATGCCCCCGAAGAGGAAGAAGCCGAAGCAACTTATTTTGGTTTGAGCTTGAAGGAATTATTGGTTTTGCTAGCGATTGGTTTGGTTGTTCTTTGGCTTCTTATCAAGCTCTTTTTGCGTGTGATAAAGTGGCAAAAAGCCAAAAGAGAAGCGTACAGGAAAAGTGAAGAATTTTGGTTCGATAAGTTTGAAAAGTCGGTGGGGGCAGATGACCCTAAGGCAAGTTTGAACAGCTTATATGCTTGGTACGACCGGTTTAGGGCTGGAAAATATGCGCCTAATCTGCGTGATGCTTCCTCTGAAGATGAGCTTGAAAAAGAAACAGAGAAAGTAGAACAAGCACTTTTTCATAGCCCTGCCGAAAGCCTTCCTAAAAATGACTTGAGCCAATGGGCAAAAAAGGTGGGACTTCTCCGAAAAACCTTGAAAAAAGAGAATTCAGTCAAAGCAAAAGGGCATTCTTTAGATGGGCTGAACCCGTAG
- the mtaB gene encoding tRNA (N(6)-L-threonylcarbamoyladenosine(37)-C(2))-methylthiotransferase MtaB, translated as MGTFAEKTNKKVAFYTLGCKLNFSETSTISRKFEESGYQKVAFEDTPDIFIINTCSVTENADKKCKQVVKSAKKISPDSFVAIIGCFAQLKPKEISEIPGVDAVLGAAEKFRLIELLDGFVKEDAPKVLASEVSEANSFVSGYSLNDRTRTFLKVQDGCNYNCTFCTIPLARGKSRSDTIENVLKNAREISQTDVNEIVLTGVNLGDFGIIDGRRKTSFFELAKELDKVEGIERFRISSIEPNLLANEIIEFVAQSERFVPHFHIPLQSGSDKLLEQMRRRYRRDLYTDRVRNIKELMPKCCIGVDVIVGFPGETEEEFLNTYNYLNELDISYLHVFTYSERNNTEAVEMGGVVPMAERNKRSKMLRILSEKKRRAFYEKYLGETATVLFEKDIDNDLIHGFTENYIRVAVPYDPSLVNQVRRVKLGEINEKGHVLSEVLETEVVVSE; from the coding sequence ATGGGTACTTTTGCAGAGAAAACGAACAAGAAAGTTGCTTTTTATACATTGGGCTGCAAGCTCAACTTTTCGGAAACGTCTACCATTTCCCGCAAGTTTGAGGAAAGTGGCTACCAAAAAGTTGCATTTGAAGATACGCCCGACATCTTCATCATCAACACCTGCTCGGTGACGGAAAATGCCGACAAGAAATGTAAGCAAGTGGTGAAGTCTGCCAAAAAGATTTCCCCCGATAGTTTTGTGGCTATCATCGGCTGTTTTGCCCAGCTCAAGCCCAAAGAAATTTCAGAAATCCCTGGGGTAGATGCTGTTTTGGGTGCAGCTGAGAAATTTAGGCTTATCGAATTGCTCGATGGATTTGTGAAAGAAGATGCGCCAAAAGTGTTGGCTTCGGAAGTGAGTGAGGCAAATTCGTTTGTAAGTGGCTATTCGCTCAACGACCGCACGAGGACTTTCCTAAAGGTTCAAGATGGCTGCAATTACAACTGTACGTTTTGTACTATTCCGCTGGCTAGGGGAAAGAGCCGCAGCGATACCATTGAAAATGTATTGAAAAATGCGAGGGAAATTTCCCAAACCGATGTGAATGAGATTGTGCTCACAGGGGTGAATTTGGGTGATTTTGGAATTATAGATGGAAGAAGAAAAACGAGCTTTTTTGAACTTGCCAAAGAACTAGACAAGGTTGAGGGAATTGAACGATTCCGTATTTCTTCTATCGAACCTAATTTGCTTGCTAACGAGATTATCGAATTTGTAGCGCAGTCCGAACGATTTGTACCGCATTTCCATATTCCGTTGCAATCTGGTTCAGATAAGTTATTGGAACAAATGCGCCGCCGCTATCGCCGCGACCTTTACACAGACAGGGTGAGGAATATCAAAGAATTGATGCCTAAGTGCTGTATAGGTGTGGATGTGATCGTAGGTTTTCCTGGGGAGACAGAGGAGGAGTTTCTGAACACCTATAATTACCTCAACGAGCTGGATATTTCATACCTGCACGTGTTCACCTACTCGGAACGGAACAATACCGAGGCAGTAGAAATGGGTGGAGTAGTGCCAATGGCAGAGAGGAACAAACGCTCTAAAATGCTCAGGATTTTATCGGAGAAAAAGAGAAGGGCTTTTTATGAAAAATACTTGGGGGAAACTGCTACGGTTTTGTTCGAAAAAGATATTGATAACGACCTTATCCATGGCTTCACCGAAAACTACATCCGAGTTGCAGTTCCTTATGATCCATCGCTTGTGAATCAAGTAAGAAGGGTGAAACTAGGGGAAATCAACGAAAAAGGGCATGTGCTTTCGGAAGTGTTGGAAACAGAGGTGGTTGTTAGCGAGTAG